Proteins encoded by one window of Anopheles maculipalpis chromosome 2RL, idAnoMacuDA_375_x, whole genome shotgun sequence:
- the LOC126568248 gene encoding angio-associated migratory cell protein has protein sequence MHDNTPPRSPMDGSLLENEEDELIYVGDADEVLDAWEAEANLEEDDEEEAAGEDDTGSVRFRSCERDDAKLTFTKHTATVFCGALHPTEDLAVTGGEDDKAYVWNIRTGEVQHEVTNHTDSVVAVGFSHDGVYVATADISGYIQVFKLTQNYRKVWEFNVGDLCWMRWHSGAYVLMAGCDSGEVYIWRIPSGDCKVLPGQDCKTEAAELTHDGKKLAVGYGNGHFKLWDLKSGSPVMEVDSSVGHKTNITTVSIDQENQLFVTGAEDGSSYVMGPNGVLGMLVGPSEALLESVLVDYPGFEIKVAATGTLQGKVTIWDVARQTKRVECVDEEPTGITKMLWLKDFTICAGTLGGYIKGWDFRSGAKRFTLDGHTNDIQDIVYDRERNIILSTSEDRTAKIFEVPASQ, from the exons ATGCACGACAATACACCGCCACGATCGCCGATGGATGGCAGTCTGTTGGAAAACGAGGAAGATGAGCTGATTTACGTCGGTGACGCAGATGAGGTGCTCGATGCATGGGAAGCAGAAGCAAACC TTGAAGAAGACGACGAAGAGGAAGCAGCAGGTGAAGATGATACGGGATCAGTTCGCTTCCGTTCGTGCGAACGGGATGATGCGAAGCTAACCTTCACGAAACACACCGCCACCGTGTTCTGTGGTGCGCTTCATCCAACGGAAGATTTAGCCGTAACGGGCGGTGAGGACGACAAAGCATACGTGTGGAACATACGGACCGGTGAGGTACAGCACGAGGTGACCAATCATACCGATTCGGTCGTCGCGGTTGGATTCAGCCACGACGGTGTGTACGTTGCCACGGCGGACATTTCCGGCTACATACAGGTGTTTAAGTTGACGCAAAACTATCGCAAAGTGTGGGAGTTTAATGTGGGTGATTTGTGCTGGATGCGATGGCACAGCGGTGCGTACGTACTGATGGCGGGATGCGATTCCGGCGAGGTGTACATCTGGCGTATACCGTCCGGCGACTGTAAGGTACTGCCCGGACAGGATTGTAAAACGGAAGCGGCAGAACTTACGCACGACGGTAAGAAGCTAGCCGTTGGGTACGGTAATGGACACTTTAAGCTATGGGACTTGAAATCGGGCTCACCGGTGATGGAGGTGGATTCGTCCGTTGGACACAAGACGAATATTACGACGGTGTCGATCGATCAGGAAAATCAACTGTTTGTGACCGGTGCGGAAGATGGTAGCTCGTACGTGATGGGACCGAACGGTGTGCTGGGAATGCTAGTAGGGCCGAGCGAAGCACTGCTCGAGTCGGTACTGGTAGACTATCCTGGATTTGAGATAAAGGTGGCAGCAACCGGCACGTTGCAGGGAAAAGTAACGATCTGGGACGTGGCACGACAAACGAAGCGGGTCGAGTGTGTGGACGAAGAACCGACCGGCATTACAAA AATGCTTTGGTTGAAGGACTTCACAATCTGTGCCGGTACGCTTGGTGGTTACATCAAGGGCTGGGACTTTCGGAGTGGGGCGAAGCGTTTCACGCTCGATGGCCATACGAACGATATTCAGGATATCGTGTACGATAGGGAGCGAAACATAATACTTTCCACATCCGAAGATCGTACGGCGAAGATATTCGAAGTGCCTGCAAGTCAATAG